TCCTTGCCGCCGCAAGTGACGATCAGCTGGTCGGATCGGTAATGCAGCCCGGCATCGCGCGCCAGGGCATCGACTATCGCGGTCTTTAGCGGCACGATCCCCGAAGCCGGGGCCGCGTATCCGGTCTGGCCACCCTGGAGGGCGTCGATGGCAGCTCGCTTGACGTGGTCCGGGGTGTCGAAATCGGGCTCGCCGGCGCCGAAGCTGACGACGTCGACGCCTTCGCGGCGCAACTGGGCGGCCCGACCGGTCACCGCCATGGTGGCCGATTCGGCCATGCGAAGAGCACGCTGGGAGATTTGCATAGTCAGGGCACTGCCTGGAGGGCGTCGGAACGATCGTCGATTGGCCAAGCCAAACCGAACGATTTTGACCTAACGCCGACCGAACCGAACCGGCGACGGGTAAATTGATGACGCAACTCAGAACCGAGTTCGGATTCCAGGAGGCGGCTGCTATCGCCGCGGGCTGCCAGGGGGCAAATCAGATCATGAACAACCTCGAATCGAAGGTCGCGGTAGTCTCCGGCGCAGGGCGGGGCATCGGCCGATCGATCGCCATCGCCCTGGCCCGCGCCGGCGCCGACGTCGTGGGGTGCTCGCGCACGGTGAGCGAGCTCGAATCCCTGGCGAGCGAAATCAAACAGCTGGGGCGGCGCTGCGCGACCGCCCGCGTCGACGTGGCCGATTGGGAAAACGTCAAGCATTTCGCCGAAACGGTCGTCGCGGAATTCGGGCGCTGCGACATCCTGGTCAACAACGCCGGCGGGACGTTTGCCGAGGGGGAGTTGGCCGACAGCGACCCGGCACTTTGGACCAAGACCGTCGACATCAACCTGTACGGCACTTACTTCCTGACAAGGGCCCTGCTGGCCGACATTCCCAGCGGCGGCAAGATCATAAACATCGCCTCCGGCATGGGCTTGGCGGCGTTGCCCGGCAACAGTTCGTACGCGGCCGCCAAGGCGGCTGTGCACATGCTCACGCAGGTTCTTTCGCAGGAAGTCTGGGAACGCGGGATCGAAGTGAACGACGTGATTCCAGGGCTGGTGGCGACCACCAACGTGACCTGGGCCAGCGACCGGTCTTCGGTGGATACGGTGCTGGCCGAATTCGCGGATCGGCCGGTGCCGTTCGCAGCTTCCGAACGCGTCAAGCACCCTGACGAGGTCGGCGAACTGGTCGCCTGGATGGCCGGCCTGCCGCCCGGGGGCCCAACCGGCCAGTCATTCTCGCTGGCGCGCCGACCACTCTAATTCGAGACTCGGGCGCTAAGGTCTATGGAAGGTTCCGCGTCCGAGTCCGTAAACTGGCTTGAGCGTGAGGCCGGCTCCGTTTGTCGATCATTGGAATAATTGGGGCTGGAATAATTGGCACTGAATCTTTGCCCGCGCTGGAATTGGATGGACCGTGATTGACACCGCCCGCGAGGGTCCAATACTGATCGCCGGACTCTCCGGCCGCATCGACGGGACCAACGCCCGACAAGTACAGACCGAATTGGAATCGGCGCTCGGCGACGATGACCGCCGACTGCTGCTGGATTTCGCGGACCTCTCCTACATCTCCAGCGCCGGGCTTCGGGTTGTACTGCTGGTGGCCCGCCAGCTCGACCAAAAGGGCGGACAGCTGGCAGTCTGCAGTCTTAGCGAGTCGATTTCCGAAATATTCAAGATCTCCGGATTCGACAAGATCATCAACGTCCACGCCGATAGGCCCGCCGCTCTCGCCGACCTGCAGGGCTAGGGCCGAGCCCGACTAGAGTCCTCCACAAAGACTTTTCCGGTGCCCCCGGACAGACCTAGACGCCGGTCTCGGACCCGCTACGAAGGCCCGACCCGGAAGATTCTGGTGGTCGATGACGAGCCTGACCTGGAGCCGCTGATCCTGCAGCGCATGCGTCGCCAGATCAGGTCCGGTCAATACGAATTTCAATTCGCCGGCAACGGCGTCGAGGCCGTCGCCCTTCTCGAGCAGGACAAGGAGATCGAGCTAGTCCTCTCCGACATCAACATGCCGAGGATGGACGGGTTGACGCTCCTGCAACAGATTCCGCAGATCACCGACGACATTCGGTCAGTCATCATCTCCGCATACGGTGACATGGACAACATCCGAACCGCCATGAATCGGGGCGCGTTCGATTTCGTCACCAAACCGGTCGATTTCAAAGACCTGGACATCACCATTGAGCGCGCGCTCAACAACCTTGCCGAATGGCGCAACGCGCTGGCGGCCAGGGACCAACTTGTCTCGCTGCAGCGCGAATTGGACATTGCGCGGCGCCTGCAGGAATCAATCCTGCCGAAGTCGTTTCCGAAGAGCGACGATTTCGAAATCTCCGGATTCATGCAGGCCGCCCGCAACGTGGGCGGCGACTTCTACGATTTCCTAGAACTGCCGAACGGAAACGTCGGTTTGGTCATCGCCGACGTATCCGACAAGGGCGTGTCGGCGGCGATGTTCATGATGTCGGCGCGCACCACGATCAAGGGGGCCGCCTTAGACGGATGCGACGCCGCCGAGGTGCTTACGCGGGCCAACGACTTGCTCAGCGCCGACAACCCCAACATGATGTTCGTCACCGCCTTTTACGCCGAGTACGAACCTGCCAGCGGAACCCTTACCTACGCCAACGGCGGGCATGACCTGCCGGTGTTGGTTGACAGAGACGGGGCGCGCACCATCCCTTCGACCGGCGGAGTTGCGCTCGGAGTCTTGCCGGGAATGCCGTATTCGGCCGAATCGATAAAGATGCAAGTCGGCGATACGTTTGTGGCCTATACCGACGGGGTCACCGACGCAATGAGCCCGCAGGAGGAACAGTTCGGCCTCGGTCGCCTGATGCAGCTGTTCGCCGAAAAACCCCCGTCGCACGCCGGCGCAACGGTAAACGATGTGGTGGCGGCCGTCAAACGGTTCGCCGCCGAACAGGACCAATTCGACGACATCACGTGCCTTGTTTTGCAGCGACTGGCGCCGGGATCGCGGCTGTGAAGCGCGAGCTCTCGCTCACCCCGGAACTGGACTCGGTCAGCAAGCTTGCCGATACCGTTGCCGAAGTGTCGGCCGACGACGATTGGACGCCCGATCTCGAATACAAGGTTGCGTTGGCGGTCGAGGAAATCGGCATGAACATCGTCTCCTACGCCGGCCTTTCCAATGACCAGGCCATCCAGGTGACGATCGATTCGACGCCGGAATCGGTAACGGTCGTCTTCTCGGATCCTGGGCCGGCGTTTAATCCGTTTGTCGACGCGCCCGCCCCGGATCTGGAGGCGTCGGTCGCCGACCGCCGCATCGGTGGGCTTGGAGTCCACCTGGTGGAAACTCTGATGGACATGGTTTCCTACGACCGCGGAAGCGGCCGCAACAACCTGACCATGGTTGCCAATCGGGCAAAGTGATTCCGCTGTTGACCCGCCGGCCAGCCCTTGCCGCGTTGGCGGGGCTGGTGGTCTTGGGCGCGGCCATTGCGGCGATGGTGTTTGTGTTGACGCGCCCCGACGCGCCCGCAAACGTGAACGCGGACGCGACCGGGCCGGTACCGGCCGTGGCCCCGGACCCGGGCCCGGAACCCGGGATTTTCAATGACCGGGTAGTTTTCGGCCAAACCGCCGCATTCAGCGGACCGGCGCAGGGACTGGGCATCGAAATGCGGCGCGGCATTGAAGCCGCGTTCGCGGAAGCCAATCGATCGGGAGGAGTCAACGGCCGGAGGCTTGAGCTGGTGTCCCTGGACGATGCCTACGAACCGGAGGCGGCAATCACCAACGCTCAGCAGTTGATCGGTGTGCAGGAAGTCTTTGCGCTGATCGGATCGGTGGGAACCCCGACTTCCCGTTCTACGGTTCCGGTTGCCGGCGAAGCGGGGGTGCCCTTCATAGCCCCCTTCACCGGCGCGGCGTTTCTGCGCGATCCGCAACTCGAGCACGTGATCAACCTGCGCGCTTCCTATGCGCAGGAAACAGAGACGATGGTCGGACTGTTCGTAGATCGACGCGGCTTCGACCGCATCGGAGTCCTATACCAGGACGATTCCTTCGGCAGGACCGGGTACAACGGCGCCCGGGACGCCCTGGCGAGGCGGGGCCTTGAGCCGGTCGGGGTCGGGCTTTATCCGCGCAACACCACCGCCATCAAGACGGCGCTGCTGGACCTGTCGGCGGCCGAACCCGAAGCGATCATCCTAATCGGCGCTTACGAACCGGTCGGTACGTTGATCAGCCTGGCCAAGTCGATCGGATTGGATTCAGAGTTCATCGCGATTTCGTTTGTTGGGTCAAATTCGCTCGCCCAGCAGCTGGGGCCGGACGGCGAGGGAGTGAAAGTCACCCAGGTTGTGCCCCTGCCCACCGACCGGTCGGTGCCGATAGTGGTCGAGTACTTGGACGCGATGGCGTCGCACGATGTCACCGGCCTGCCCGGATTCGTCTCGCTCGAGGGCTATCTGGCCGGACGCCTGGCAATCGCGGGGCTGGCCGCCTGCGGCCCAGACCTGAGCCGGACATGCTTTGTTGACGGGCTCAAATCGCTGGTCGAATTCGAATTGGGAGGGTTCCCCCTCTCCTTCGGGCCCGATGACAACCAGGGTTCCGACAGCGTGTTCCTGACCGAAATCGGACCCGAAGGGCGTTTCCGGCCCCTCGCTCCCGACAACCCTCCCGCCGTTCCGGTTTAGAGTCACCGATGGCACTGACCGGAAACCGATGGGCGCGGGCGGCGGGTGATGCCATCCGCGCCGACTGGGATTGGCTCTTGGCCAACCTCCCGGCGCTGCCGCGCCGCATCGCGACCCAGATGTATCTGGGCATCGGCGGTGCCTTGGTCATGACGCTGCTGGCGGGCACCGTGGCCCTGATTTCTTTCGAAGTCGTTGGCCGATTCCAGACTCAGATCACCGAGAACGCGGTGCCGGAGTTGACGGCGGCCTTTGACCTGGCTCGAATCTCCGGAAATCTGGTGGCGGTGGGGCCCCGGCTGGCATCGGCGGATTCCCCAGAACAATTCGACCTGGCCGCCGAGGAGGCCGCCTCGGTGCGCGCCGAACTGGACGCCGTCCTGGCGGGGTTCGCCGGTCAGGGTGAGGACGTGGCCCAGATACGCCAATTGAGCGCCGCCATTTCTCAAGACATAGCCCAGCTTGAAGATGATCAGCGCCAGATTCTGGAGCTGAACGCCCGGGCGGCCCTCATCAGCGATCAGATCGCGCTGCTGCGCGATGACTTGGCCGGGCTGCTGGGTCCGGCTATCGACGACCAGCTCTTCTTCCTGGCGACCGGCATCCGCGATGACCCAGCCTTGTCGGCCGGGCCCGGCACCCAGATCGGGGACTACCTGACCTCTGAGGAGCTGAACGTTTACCGCCGCCTGACTGATCTTCAGGCCGATGCCAATATCGCGGTGCAGGTGTTGGCGTCGGCGTTCATCCTCGACCAGGCAGCGGCGGTTGAGCCCCTGCGGGAGCGATTCGAAGCGGCCGCCGAACGAATGCAGCTGGGTCTCGCCGGGCTGGCCGGTCACCCGATCCAGGGATTGCTCGCACCGGCATTCGGCCAGCTGCAGGGACTGGCGCTGACGGAAGCGGGCGGGTTCGACACCATGGAGAACAAGCTGCGCATCACCCAGCAGCAGGCCGATACGATGAGTCACAGTCAGGCGAGCGCGGGAATCCTCGGCCTGCACGTGGACAACCTCGTGCGCGCCGCATCCGGCGATGCCGCCAGCGCCAGCATGGATGCTTCGAATTCAATTCAAGTCGGCCGCCTGTTCCTATTCGCCATTACCGCCCTGGCGGTCGCCGGCGGATTGCTTATCGCCTGGCTTTACGTTGGCCGCGTCATAACCGCCCGCATAGACCAGCTCGCGGTCTGGATGCGACGGTTGGCCGGGGGCGATCTGGAGGCCCGCGAAGTGGTGGCCGGGAACGACGAAATCGCCGAACTGGGTGAGACGCTGGAGGTTTTCCGTCGCCACGCCCTCGAAGTACAGCGCCTGAACCTGGTCGAGGAACTGGCCCAGCAACTGCAGGAGAACAACAAGGAGCTCGAGGCCGCGGTGGCCGAACTGCGGCGCGCTCAAGGACAGATCGTGGCCCAGGAGAAACTCGCCGCCCTGGGCGAACTCACCGCCGCAGTCGCCCACGAAATCCGCAATCCGCTCAATTTCATCAAGAACTTTTCCGAGGCCTCGGAAGAGCTGCTCGAGGAACTCGGAGACGTGGCCGATCCCGAAAGCGGCGAGATTGACGAGGAGGGGCGCGAGATCATCGTCGAAGTCGCAACCGACCTGGAAGACAACCTGGAGCGGATCCGCAACCACTGCCAGCGCGCCGAAAACATCGTGACCAACATGCTGCGCATGGGCCGCGGATCGGGAGAGCTGCAGGCCACCGACATAAACCACCTGATTTCCCTGCACGC
The Chloroflexota bacterium genome window above contains:
- a CDS encoding SDR family NAD(P)-dependent oxidoreductase, translated to MTQLRTEFGFQEAAAIAAGCQGANQIMNNLESKVAVVSGAGRGIGRSIAIALARAGADVVGCSRTVSELESLASEIKQLGRRCATARVDVADWENVKHFAETVVAEFGRCDILVNNAGGTFAEGELADSDPALWTKTVDINLYGTYFLTRALLADIPSGGKIINIASGMGLAALPGNSSYAAAKAAVHMLTQVLSQEVWERGIEVNDVIPGLVATTNVTWASDRSSVDTVLAEFADRPVPFAASERVKHPDEVGELVAWMAGLPPGGPTGQSFSLARRPL
- a CDS encoding STAS domain-containing protein; translation: MDTAREGPILIAGLSGRIDGTNARQVQTELESALGDDDRRLLLDFADLSYISSAGLRVVLLVARQLDQKGGQLAVCSLSESISEIFKISGFDKIINVHADRPAALADLQG
- a CDS encoding SpoIIE family protein phosphatase, whose translation is MPPDRPRRRSRTRYEGPTRKILVVDDEPDLEPLILQRMRRQIRSGQYEFQFAGNGVEAVALLEQDKEIELVLSDINMPRMDGLTLLQQIPQITDDIRSVIISAYGDMDNIRTAMNRGAFDFVTKPVDFKDLDITIERALNNLAEWRNALAARDQLVSLQRELDIARRLQESILPKSFPKSDDFEISGFMQAARNVGGDFYDFLELPNGNVGLVIADVSDKGVSAAMFMMSARTTIKGAALDGCDAAEVLTRANDLLSADNPNMMFVTAFYAEYEPASGTLTYANGGHDLPVLVDRDGARTIPSTGGVALGVLPGMPYSAESIKMQVGDTFVAYTDGVTDAMSPQEEQFGLGRLMQLFAEKPPSHAGATVNDVVAAVKRFAAEQDQFDDITCLVLQRLAPGSRL
- a CDS encoding ATP-binding protein, which encodes MRRHHVPCFAATGAGIAAVKRELSLTPELDSVSKLADTVAEVSADDDWTPDLEYKVALAVEEIGMNIVSYAGLSNDQAIQVTIDSTPESVTVVFSDPGPAFNPFVDAPAPDLEASVADRRIGGLGVHLVETLMDMVSYDRGSGRNNLTMVANRAK
- a CDS encoding ABC transporter substrate-binding protein, whose product is MTRRPALAALAGLVVLGAAIAAMVFVLTRPDAPANVNADATGPVPAVAPDPGPEPGIFNDRVVFGQTAAFSGPAQGLGIEMRRGIEAAFAEANRSGGVNGRRLELVSLDDAYEPEAAITNAQQLIGVQEVFALIGSVGTPTSRSTVPVAGEAGVPFIAPFTGAAFLRDPQLEHVINLRASYAQETETMVGLFVDRRGFDRIGVLYQDDSFGRTGYNGARDALARRGLEPVGVGLYPRNTTAIKTALLDLSAAEPEAIILIGAYEPVGTLISLAKSIGLDSEFIAISFVGSNSLAQQLGPDGEGVKVTQVVPLPTDRSVPIVVEYLDAMASHDVTGLPGFVSLEGYLAGRLAIAGLAACGPDLSRTCFVDGLKSLVEFELGGFPLSFGPDDNQGSDSVFLTEIGPEGRFRPLAPDNPPAVPV
- a CDS encoding HAMP domain-containing protein is translated as MALTGNRWARAAGDAIRADWDWLLANLPALPRRIATQMYLGIGGALVMTLLAGTVALISFEVVGRFQTQITENAVPELTAAFDLARISGNLVAVGPRLASADSPEQFDLAAEEAASVRAELDAVLAGFAGQGEDVAQIRQLSAAISQDIAQLEDDQRQILELNARAALISDQIALLRDDLAGLLGPAIDDQLFFLATGIRDDPALSAGPGTQIGDYLTSEELNVYRRLTDLQADANIAVQVLASAFILDQAAAVEPLRERFEAAAERMQLGLAGLAGHPIQGLLAPAFGQLQGLALTEAGGFDTMENKLRITQQQADTMSHSQASAGILGLHVDNLVRAASGDAASASMDASNSIQVGRLFLFAITALAVAGGLLIAWLYVGRVITARIDQLAVWMRRLAGGDLEAREVVAGNDEIAELGETLEVFRRHALEVQRLNLVEELAQQLQENNKELEAAVAELRRAQGQIVAQEKLAALGELTAAVAHEIRNPLNFIKNFSEASEELLEELGDVADPESGEIDEEGREIIVEVATDLEDNLERIRNHCQRAENIVTNMLRMGRGSGELQATDINHLISLHAKLAFQGARSKDPDLQADLAYELDPDVGQVMVIPQDMGRVILNLVSNACYAVDERWRGTIAGPAPSNGGESGPRIRLMSAKDPENVEIRVRDNGSGIPADVVDKIFNPFFTTKPTDQGTGLGLSISNDIVVRRGGTMSVESEPGQFTEFTIRFPVEPPLAGAVEAS